In Prescottella soli, a genomic segment contains:
- a CDS encoding TetR/AcrR family transcriptional regulator, which produces MTGTQRREQLIEIGRTLFAERGYEAASIEEIAARAQVSKPVVYEHFGGKEGLYAVVVDREMSKLLEMITSSLTQNRSRIRVERVALALLTYVEERTDGFRILVRDSPVAADEGTYSSLLNEAVRQVGHILAGDFARRGFDPELAPLYAQALVGMVATTATWWLDERTPSKEVVAAHLVNLCWNGLTNLEADPQLGE; this is translated from the coding sequence ATGACGGGGACGCAGCGACGCGAGCAGTTGATCGAGATCGGTCGGACACTCTTCGCGGAACGCGGCTACGAGGCCGCCTCGATAGAGGAGATCGCGGCGCGTGCCCAGGTCTCCAAGCCCGTCGTCTACGAACACTTCGGCGGCAAGGAAGGTCTCTACGCGGTCGTCGTGGACCGGGAGATGTCGAAGCTGCTCGAGATGATCACGTCGTCGCTCACGCAGAACCGCTCCCGGATCCGGGTCGAACGCGTAGCCCTCGCACTGCTGACGTACGTCGAGGAGCGAACCGACGGGTTTCGGATCCTCGTCCGTGACTCACCGGTCGCGGCCGACGAAGGCACGTATTCGAGTCTGCTCAACGAGGCGGTCCGCCAGGTCGGGCACATCCTCGCCGGAGATTTCGCGCGCCGCGGATTCGACCCGGAGCTGGCCCCGCTGTACGCGCAGGCGCTCGTCGGCATGGTCGCAACGACCGCGACGTGGTGGCTCGACGAGCGGACGCCGTCGAAGGAAGTCGTCGCAGCACACCTGGTGAACCTGTGCTGGAACGGGCTGACCAATCTCGAGGCGGATCCACAGCTGGGGGAGTAG
- the glmU gene encoding bifunctional UDP-N-acetylglucosamine diphosphorylase/glucosamine-1-phosphate N-acetyltransferase GlmU gives MQPQTAVIVLAAGAGTRMRSKTPKVLHTLAGRSMLAHSLHAAAAVDPTELVTVIGHDREAVAAAVDEVAKDLGRSVATAVQDEQNGTGHAVSCGLTALPDDFDGTVLVTAADVPLLDADTLRALVGTHTAEPAAAVTVLTSTAPDPTGYGRILRTTDGEVAAIVEQADATEAQLAITEVNSGVYAFDAATLRAALASLSADNAQGELYLTDVIAIAQRAGRIVRGQHIADNHLVAGANDRVQLATLASELNRRILEGHMRAGVTVEDPSSTWVDVAVTMGRDVTLRPGVQLRGSTSIGEDAVIGPDTTLTDVTVGEGASVVRTHGDDAVIGPDATVGPFTYLRPGTVLGMSGKLGAFVETKNADIGAHSKVPHLTYVGDATVGEHSNIGASSVFVNYDGVNKSRTVVGSHVRTGSDTMFVAPVRVGDGAYTGAGTVLRNNVPPGALAVSGGKQRNIEGWVQRNRPGTPAAEAAARALQETDRQEPKDGEDQ, from the coding sequence ATGCAACCGCAGACCGCCGTCATCGTCCTCGCTGCCGGTGCCGGGACTCGAATGCGGTCGAAGACCCCTAAGGTGCTGCACACCCTGGCCGGTCGATCGATGCTCGCCCACTCGCTCCACGCCGCGGCCGCCGTCGATCCCACCGAACTCGTGACGGTGATCGGACACGACCGCGAAGCGGTCGCCGCCGCCGTCGACGAGGTCGCCAAGGATCTCGGGCGTTCCGTCGCCACCGCCGTCCAGGACGAGCAGAACGGCACCGGACATGCCGTCAGCTGCGGGCTGACCGCCCTGCCCGACGACTTCGACGGCACCGTGCTGGTGACCGCGGCCGACGTCCCGCTGCTCGACGCCGACACGCTCCGCGCGCTCGTCGGCACCCACACCGCCGAGCCCGCCGCCGCCGTGACCGTCCTGACCTCGACGGCACCGGATCCCACCGGCTACGGACGAATCCTGCGGACCACGGACGGCGAGGTCGCCGCGATCGTCGAGCAGGCCGACGCCACCGAGGCGCAGCTCGCGATCACCGAGGTCAACTCCGGGGTCTACGCCTTCGACGCGGCCACGCTCCGCGCCGCGCTGGCGTCCCTGAGCGCGGACAACGCACAGGGCGAGCTGTACCTGACCGACGTCATCGCCATCGCCCAGCGGGCCGGGAGAATCGTTCGGGGCCAGCACATCGCGGACAACCACCTGGTGGCCGGCGCGAACGACCGCGTCCAGCTCGCCACTCTCGCAAGCGAACTGAACCGGCGGATCCTCGAGGGACACATGCGCGCGGGCGTCACCGTGGAGGATCCGTCGAGCACGTGGGTCGACGTCGCCGTGACGATGGGCCGCGACGTGACCCTGCGCCCGGGCGTGCAACTCCGCGGCAGCACGAGCATCGGCGAGGACGCCGTGATCGGCCCCGACACCACGCTCACCGACGTCACCGTCGGCGAGGGCGCGTCGGTGGTCCGGACCCACGGCGACGACGCGGTGATCGGCCCCGACGCGACCGTCGGACCCTTCACGTACCTCCGCCCCGGCACCGTCCTGGGCATGTCCGGCAAGCTCGGCGCCTTCGTCGAGACCAAGAACGCCGACATCGGTGCACACTCGAAGGTGCCGCACCTCACGTACGTGGGCGACGCGACCGTCGGCGAGCACAGCAACATCGGAGCATCCAGCGTTTTCGTCAACTACGACGGCGTGAACAAGAGTCGCACCGTCGTCGGTTCGCATGTACGCACCGGATCCGACACCATGTTCGTCGCCCCGGTCCGTGTCGGGGACGGCGCCTACACGGGCGCGGGCACCGTTCTGCGCAACAATGTTCCGCCGGGGGCGCTCGCCGTCTCGGGCGGCAAGCAACGCAATATCGAGGGTTGGGTCCAGCGCAACAGGCCCGGCACTCCCGCCGCGGAGGCGGCGGCACGAGCACTGCAAGAAACCGATCGGCAAGAACCAAAGGATGGCGAAGATCAGTGA
- a CDS encoding ribose-phosphate diphosphokinase — MSAISSDVQKNLMLFSGRAHPELAEQVAKELDIKVTPQTARDFANGEIFVRFEESVRGSDAFVLQSHPAPLNQWIMEQLIMIDALKRGSAKRITAVLPFYPYARQDKKHRGREPISARLIADLLKTAGADRIITVDLHTDQIQGFFDGPVDHMHAQGQLAQYVRENYGTDNICVVSPDAGRVKVAEKWADALDGAPLAFVHKTRDPLVPNQVKSNRVVGDVSGRTCVLIDDMIDTGGTIAGAVEVLKNAGAGDVIIATTHGVFSDPAAERLANCGAKEVIATNTLPIPEEKRFPTLTVLSIAPLLARTIQEVFENGSVTSLFNGIA, encoded by the coding sequence GTGAGCGCGATATCCAGCGACGTGCAGAAGAACTTGATGCTCTTCTCGGGCCGCGCACACCCCGAACTGGCGGAGCAGGTGGCCAAGGAACTGGACATCAAGGTCACGCCGCAGACTGCGCGTGACTTCGCCAACGGCGAGATCTTCGTCCGGTTCGAGGAGTCGGTGCGAGGCTCGGACGCGTTCGTGCTGCAGAGCCACCCGGCACCGCTGAACCAGTGGATCATGGAGCAGTTGATCATGATCGACGCGCTCAAGCGCGGATCCGCCAAGCGCATCACCGCGGTGCTGCCGTTCTACCCGTACGCCCGTCAGGACAAGAAGCACCGCGGCCGCGAGCCCATCTCGGCTCGCCTCATCGCCGACCTGCTCAAGACCGCGGGGGCCGACCGGATCATCACGGTCGACCTGCACACCGATCAGATCCAGGGCTTCTTCGACGGTCCGGTCGACCACATGCACGCGCAGGGCCAGTTGGCGCAGTACGTCCGCGAGAACTACGGCACCGACAACATCTGCGTCGTCTCCCCCGACGCCGGCCGCGTGAAGGTCGCCGAGAAGTGGGCGGACGCCCTCGACGGCGCTCCGCTCGCGTTCGTCCACAAGACGCGCGACCCGCTGGTCCCGAACCAGGTCAAGTCCAACCGCGTCGTCGGTGACGTGAGCGGACGCACCTGCGTGCTGATCGACGACATGATCGACACCGGCGGCACCATCGCCGGCGCCGTGGAGGTCCTCAAGAACGCCGGTGCCGGCGACGTGATCATCGCGACCACGCACGGCGTGTTCTCCGATCCGGCCGCCGAGCGCCTCGCGAATTGCGGCGCCAAGGAGGTCATCGCCACCAACACGCTGCCGATCCCCGAGGAGAAGCGGTTCCCCACGCTGACGGTGCTGTCCATCGCACCGCTGCTGGCGCGGACCATCCAGGAGGTCTTCGAGAACGGCTCGGTGACGTCCCTCTTCAACGGCATCGCCTAG
- a CDS encoding DUF2461 domain-containing protein produces MFSGFPNTALDFYEDLEADNSKAFWTSHKSIYDTDVRVPMVELLAELEPEFGSGKVFRPYRDVRFAKDKSPYKTHQGGFVEACPGVGFYIQVDASGLFVAGGYYSHTPEQLARYREAVDDERRGRALQRVVRKLESGGYDIGGDRLATRPRGVAADHPRIELLRHRSLTAASNLGCPDWLGTSEAADHVRLAWRAMSPLVDWFTSAFGVNA; encoded by the coding sequence GTGTTCTCCGGTTTCCCCAACACCGCACTGGACTTCTACGAGGACCTCGAGGCCGACAACAGCAAGGCCTTCTGGACCTCCCACAAATCGATCTACGACACCGACGTGCGCGTGCCGATGGTCGAGTTGCTGGCCGAACTCGAACCGGAGTTCGGTTCCGGCAAGGTCTTCCGCCCCTACCGCGACGTCCGGTTCGCGAAGGACAAGTCGCCGTACAAGACCCATCAGGGCGGGTTCGTCGAGGCGTGCCCGGGTGTCGGTTTCTACATCCAGGTCGACGCGTCCGGGCTGTTCGTGGCCGGCGGCTACTACTCTCACACCCCCGAGCAACTCGCGCGCTACCGCGAGGCCGTCGACGACGAGCGCCGCGGACGCGCTCTGCAGCGTGTCGTGCGTAAGCTCGAATCGGGCGGCTACGACATCGGCGGCGACCGTCTCGCGACCCGCCCGCGGGGTGTCGCAGCCGACCATCCACGCATCGAACTGCTCCGGCACCGATCGTTGACGGCCGCGTCGAATCTGGGGTGTCCCGACTGGCTCGGCACGAGTGAGGCGGCCGATCACGTGCGGCTCGCCTGGCGGGCGATGAGCCCCCTCGTCGACTGGTTCACGAGCGCGTTCGGCGTCAACGCGTGA
- a CDS encoding GNAT family N-acetyltransferase, which yields MLVRDATPEDLPDILEIHNEAIANSTAIWDETPADLDERRSWFDDRRRHGFPILVADIDGRVAGYASYGVWRPKSGYRHTVENSVYVHVDFHRRGIATTLMTELIARARAGGVHVIVASVEASNATSIALHERFGFRVVAQMPEVGRKFGRWLDMTYLQLTLPDPYADA from the coding sequence ATGCTCGTCCGCGACGCCACCCCCGAAGATCTGCCCGACATCCTCGAGATCCACAACGAGGCGATCGCCAACTCCACGGCGATCTGGGACGAGACACCCGCCGACCTCGACGAGCGGCGGTCGTGGTTCGACGACCGCCGCCGTCACGGCTTCCCGATCCTGGTCGCGGACATCGACGGCCGGGTCGCCGGGTACGCGTCGTACGGGGTGTGGCGGCCCAAGAGTGGCTACCGCCACACCGTCGAGAACTCGGTGTACGTGCACGTCGACTTCCACCGCCGCGGCATCGCGACGACCCTGATGACCGAGCTGATCGCGCGGGCCCGCGCCGGTGGCGTCCACGTGATCGTCGCCAGCGTCGAGGCGTCCAACGCCACGTCGATCGCCCTCCACGAGCGCTTCGGTTTCCGGGTGGTCGCCCAGATGCCCGAGGTGGGGCGGAAGTTCGGTCGATGGCTGGACATGACCTACCTGCAGTTGACGCTGCCCGATCCGTACGCGGACGCCTAG
- the egtD gene encoding L-histidine N(alpha)-methyltransferase, whose product MSAPTLEVHIAPEQLTAALRSDAARGLTSSPKWLPPKWFYDARGSELFERITRLPEYYPTRTERALLEAHAREIADVAVPEILVELGSGSSEKTRLLLDELGVRGSLERYVPQDVSESALRDATRRIAKEFPEIGVHGVVGDFTESLHHLPGGGRRMIAFLGGTLGNLVPDERREFLAGIADVLEPGEHLLLGVALVTDPAVLVPAYDDAAGVTAQFDLNVLSVLNKQLGADFDLDRFRHVAVWDPGNEWIEMRLEATSEMTVHVPDLGLVVPFDAGEQMRTEISAKFREDGIRGELAAAGFDDVQTWTDADDRFALVCARRG is encoded by the coding sequence ATGAGCGCACCGACCCTCGAGGTCCACATCGCACCCGAGCAGTTGACCGCGGCGCTGCGGTCGGACGCCGCGCGGGGGCTGACCTCGTCGCCCAAGTGGTTGCCGCCCAAATGGTTCTACGACGCGCGCGGCAGCGAACTGTTCGAGCGGATCACCCGGCTGCCCGAGTACTACCCGACACGCACCGAGCGGGCGCTGCTCGAGGCCCACGCGCGCGAGATCGCCGACGTCGCGGTGCCGGAGATCCTCGTCGAACTCGGGTCGGGATCGTCGGAGAAGACGCGGCTGCTGCTCGACGAGCTGGGCGTGCGGGGGTCGCTGGAACGGTACGTCCCGCAGGACGTGTCGGAGAGCGCGCTGCGCGACGCCACCCGACGGATCGCGAAGGAGTTCCCGGAGATCGGCGTGCACGGGGTGGTCGGCGACTTCACCGAGTCGCTGCACCACCTGCCCGGCGGCGGTCGGCGGATGATCGCGTTCCTCGGCGGCACGCTCGGCAACCTGGTGCCCGACGAGCGCCGCGAGTTCCTCGCCGGGATCGCCGACGTCCTCGAACCGGGGGAGCACCTGCTGCTCGGCGTCGCCCTGGTGACCGATCCCGCGGTACTCGTGCCGGCCTACGACGACGCGGCCGGAGTGACCGCGCAGTTCGACCTCAACGTGCTCTCGGTGTTGAACAAACAGTTGGGAGCCGACTTCGACCTGGACCGGTTCCGGCACGTCGCCGTGTGGGATCCGGGCAACGAGTGGATCGAGATGCGGCTCGAGGCGACGTCCGAGATGACCGTGCACGTACCGGATCTCGGCCTCGTCGTGCCGTTCGACGCGGGGGAGCAGATGCGGACCGAGATCTCCGCCAAGTTCCGGGAGGACGGCATCCGCGGAGAACTCGCTGCCGCCGGATTCGACGACGTCCAGACCTGGACGGACGCCGACGACCGGTTCGCGCTGGTCTGTGCCCGCCGCGGCTGA
- the egtC gene encoding ergothioneine biosynthesis protein EgtC: MCRHLGYVGPTRSVREVITAGEFSLLRQSWDPRDMRGGGTVNADGFGAAWWGPTLSRYRSAMPIWSDPALPEMLSRVRSHAVLAAIRSATVGMPVERSACAPFVSGHWAFSHNGRIVGWPESMAGPVQGLPPVDLLGLEAPTDSALLWLLVRDALRENSPEVALIQVTQLVVDAAPGSRLNMLLGDGRQLWATTWDHSLSALVDDDRAVLSSEPYDRNHNWKEIPDGHLVTARPGHLINTPL, from the coding sequence ATGTGTCGACACCTGGGCTACGTCGGTCCGACGCGCTCGGTGCGCGAGGTGATCACGGCGGGGGAGTTCTCCTTGCTGCGCCAGTCGTGGGACCCGCGCGACATGCGCGGCGGCGGCACCGTCAACGCCGACGGGTTCGGTGCCGCGTGGTGGGGTCCGACGCTGTCCCGGTACCGCAGCGCGATGCCGATCTGGTCGGATCCCGCACTGCCCGAGATGCTCTCGCGGGTCCGCTCGCACGCGGTGCTCGCGGCGATCCGTTCGGCGACGGTCGGGATGCCGGTCGAACGCAGCGCGTGTGCACCGTTCGTCTCGGGACACTGGGCGTTCAGTCACAACGGGCGGATCGTCGGCTGGCCCGAATCGATGGCGGGACCGGTGCAGGGACTGCCGCCCGTCGACCTGCTGGGACTGGAGGCGCCCACCGATTCGGCCCTGCTGTGGCTGCTGGTCCGGGACGCGTTGCGGGAGAACAGTCCGGAGGTCGCGCTGATCCAGGTCACGCAGCTCGTGGTCGATGCCGCACCCGGATCGAGGCTGAACATGCTGCTCGGGGACGGTCGGCAGCTGTGGGCCACGACGTGGGACCACTCGTTGTCGGCACTCGTCGACGACGACCGCGCCGTCCTGAGCTCCGAACCGTACGACCGGAACCACAACTGGAAGGAGATCCCCGACGGGCACCTCGTCACCGCGCGACCGGGCCACCTGATCAACACTCCGCTCTGA
- the egtB gene encoding ergothioneine biosynthesis protein EgtB yields MNGLREQLESALSRARRRTVTLTDSVDDPDLVAQHSPLMSPLVWDLAHIGNQEELWLVRDVGGREAVRSDIDELYDAFKHARSTRPTLPLLGPGEARRYVGEVRDKVWDVLDASRFRGSRLEENGFAFAMIAQHEQQHDETMLATHQLRAGPAVLTAPPIAVAVAPVIEPEVVIPAGEFVMGTSDDPWALDNERPAHRVFVDEFAIDTVPVSNADYATFIEDGGYQRRELWSARGWQHRLEAGLEAPQFWVGDGGGHWWRQRFGVLEPVPPEEPVLHVCWFEAQAYARWAGKRLPTEAEWEKAARWHPASGRSRRFPWGDEDPDHRRANLGQRHLGPAPVGSYPKGASAAGVHQLIGDVWEWTSSPFTGYPGFEVFPYREYSEVFFGGDYRVLRGGSFGTDPVACRGTFRNWDHPIRRQIFAGFRCARYV; encoded by the coding sequence GTGAACGGCCTGCGCGAGCAGCTCGAGTCGGCGTTGTCGCGGGCCCGGCGGCGCACCGTCACCCTCACCGACAGCGTCGACGATCCCGACCTCGTGGCGCAGCACTCGCCGCTGATGAGCCCGTTGGTGTGGGACCTCGCCCACATCGGGAACCAGGAGGAGCTGTGGCTGGTTCGCGACGTCGGCGGTCGCGAGGCGGTGCGCAGCGACATCGACGAGTTGTACGACGCGTTCAAGCACGCCCGCTCCACGCGTCCGACGCTCCCGCTGCTCGGGCCCGGGGAGGCCCGGCGCTACGTGGGAGAGGTCCGGGACAAGGTCTGGGACGTGTTGGACGCGAGCAGGTTTCGTGGAAGTCGACTCGAGGAGAACGGGTTCGCGTTCGCGATGATCGCCCAGCACGAGCAGCAGCACGACGAGACGATGCTCGCGACGCACCAGCTGCGTGCCGGACCGGCGGTGCTGACCGCGCCGCCGATCGCAGTCGCCGTCGCTCCCGTGATCGAACCCGAAGTCGTCATTCCTGCGGGCGAGTTCGTGATGGGCACGTCCGACGATCCGTGGGCACTCGACAACGAGCGGCCCGCGCACCGGGTGTTCGTCGACGAGTTCGCGATCGACACCGTCCCGGTGAGCAACGCCGACTACGCGACGTTCATCGAGGACGGCGGTTACCAGCGCAGGGAACTGTGGAGCGCGCGCGGGTGGCAGCACCGTCTCGAAGCCGGGCTCGAGGCGCCGCAGTTCTGGGTCGGCGACGGTGGTGGGCACTGGTGGCGGCAGCGGTTCGGGGTGCTCGAGCCGGTGCCGCCGGAGGAGCCGGTGCTGCACGTCTGCTGGTTCGAGGCGCAGGCGTATGCGCGGTGGGCCGGCAAGCGGCTGCCCACCGAGGCCGAGTGGGAGAAGGCGGCGCGCTGGCATCCGGCCAGCGGACGCTCGCGCCGGTTCCCGTGGGGTGACGAGGATCCCGACCACCGACGCGCGAACCTCGGGCAGCGGCACCTCGGCCCCGCCCCGGTCGGGTCCTATCCGAAGGGCGCGTCCGCGGCGGGCGTGCACCAGCTGATCGGCGACGTGTGGGAGTGGACGTCGTCGCCGTTCACCGGGTACCCGGGCTTCGAGGTGTTCCCGTACCGGGAGTACTCGGAGGTGTTCTTCGGCGGCGACTACCGCGTGCTGCGCGGCGGGTCGTTCGGGACCGATCCGGTGGCGTGCCGGGGCACGTTCCGGAACTGGGATCACCCGATCAGGCGCCAGATCTTCGCCGGTTTCCGCTGCGCGAGGTACGTCTGA
- the egtA gene encoding ergothioneine biosynthesis glutamate--cysteine ligase EgtA: protein MVVAVESTRLSSRPAAESYVGGVCFKLGPPRLIGAELEWLTEHRSPSSTRPDLASIAAALGPHAPRSLVSDSPAFPLPSGSLVTIEPGGQIELSSAPRDSAVALCDALASDERTLRALLATRSITTHAHAADSRRTAQRLLQLPRYRAMEERFEDIGPFGKLMMCNTAAVQVSVDAGADTADVARRWNLLHAVGPALVAAFACSPRLRGIPPGDWASQRMRTWLELDRSRTSGPSESGEFSVDPIGDYARWVLDVPLLCVRRDGPCWTAPPGATFGDWIDGALDDELGRRPTRADLDYHLTTVFPAVRAVGHLEVRYFDAQPGDRWRVPVAALEALLTAPEAVDVALPTRGRWRDAARDGLADGDLRGGAVALLELAADYAPDRVLASELAAAAHRCRRGERPGRESM, encoded by the coding sequence ATGGTTGTCGCAGTCGAGTCCACCCGTCTCAGCTCACGCCCGGCAGCGGAGTCCTACGTCGGCGGCGTGTGCTTCAAGCTGGGGCCGCCGAGGCTGATCGGTGCCGAACTCGAATGGCTCACCGAACACCGAAGTCCCTCGTCGACCCGCCCCGACCTCGCCTCCATCGCCGCAGCTCTCGGGCCTCATGCCCCGCGGTCCCTCGTCTCCGATTCGCCCGCGTTCCCGCTGCCGTCCGGCAGCCTCGTCACCATCGAACCCGGCGGTCAGATCGAACTCTCCAGCGCTCCCCGCGACAGCGCCGTCGCGCTCTGCGACGCGCTCGCCTCCGACGAACGAACCCTGCGCGCGCTTCTCGCGACGCGCTCCATCACCACGCACGCACACGCGGCCGATTCCCGGCGGACCGCGCAGCGGCTGCTCCAGCTGCCGCGCTACCGGGCGATGGAGGAGCGGTTCGAGGACATCGGGCCGTTCGGCAAGCTCATGATGTGCAACACGGCGGCCGTGCAGGTGAGCGTCGACGCGGGCGCCGACACCGCGGACGTCGCCCGGCGATGGAACCTGCTGCACGCCGTCGGGCCCGCCCTGGTCGCCGCGTTCGCGTGCTCGCCGCGGCTGCGCGGCATCCCCCCGGGGGACTGGGCGTCGCAGCGGATGCGGACGTGGCTCGAGCTCGATCGCTCCCGCACGAGCGGGCCGTCGGAGTCCGGGGAGTTCTCGGTGGACCCGATCGGCGACTACGCGCGATGGGTGCTCGACGTCCCGCTGCTGTGCGTGCGGCGCGACGGACCGTGCTGGACGGCTCCTCCCGGCGCGACGTTCGGGGACTGGATCGACGGCGCGCTCGACGACGAACTCGGTCGGCGGCCGACGCGCGCCGACCTCGACTACCACCTGACGACGGTGTTCCCCGCGGTACGGGCGGTCGGCCACCTCGAGGTGCGGTACTTCGACGCCCAGCCGGGCGACCGGTGGCGGGTGCCGGTGGCGGCGCTCGAGGCGCTGCTGACCGCGCCGGAGGCCGTCGATGTCGCGCTGCCGACCCGCGGCCGGTGGCGGGATGCGGCGCGTGACGGGCTCGCGGACGGTGACCTGCGCGGCGGGGCGGTCGCGTTGCTCGAGCTGGCGGCCGACTACGCACCGGACCGCGTGCTCGCGTCGGAGCTGGCGGCGGCGGCCCACCGGTGTCGGCGCGGCGAGCGCCCCGGGCGGGAGTCGATGTGA
- a CDS encoding aminotransferase class V-fold PLP-dependent enzyme, whose product MLDLERLRRDTPGCLERVFLDSAGSSLPPQPVLATVIGHLRREAEVGGYVAAAERADDLAAVRVSLAELIGAEPQDIALMDSATRAWSEFVAAIRFAPGDRILISQVEYASNAITALHRARATGATVEAVPSDPNGRIDVEALERMLDDRVRLVSLVHVPTNGGLINPVREVVELAHRHGALVLLDACQSVGQVPIDVAALGVDALSATGRKWLRGPRGTGFLYVRGELAGSLDPTALDLHGAEWTGPDAYRPAPDAQRFELWECDVAARLGLGAAADYLLGIGIEYAATAVADRAERMRGGLGDLGGVTVRDLGTDRCGIVTFTVDGVDPASVREQLARNAVTVTVSGRSSTLLDMSARGLDAVVRASAHYFVSDSDIDRFLAAVARLA is encoded by the coding sequence ATGCTCGACCTCGAACGGCTCAGACGCGACACCCCGGGATGTCTGGAACGGGTGTTTCTCGACAGCGCGGGATCGTCGCTGCCGCCGCAGCCGGTACTGGCCACTGTGATCGGACACCTGCGCCGCGAGGCCGAGGTCGGCGGCTACGTCGCGGCCGCCGAACGGGCCGACGACCTCGCCGCGGTGCGGGTGTCGCTGGCCGAGCTGATCGGCGCGGAGCCGCAGGACATCGCCCTCATGGACAGCGCCACCCGGGCCTGGAGCGAATTCGTGGCGGCGATCCGGTTCGCGCCGGGCGACCGGATATTGATCTCCCAGGTGGAGTACGCCAGCAACGCCATCACCGCGCTGCACCGGGCCCGCGCGACGGGCGCGACGGTCGAGGCGGTGCCGAGCGACCCCAACGGCCGCATCGACGTCGAAGCGCTCGAACGGATGCTCGACGACCGCGTCCGATTGGTGTCGTTGGTCCACGTCCCGACCAACGGCGGGCTGATCAATCCGGTCCGGGAAGTGGTCGAGCTGGCACACCGCCACGGTGCACTGGTGCTGCTGGACGCGTGCCAGTCGGTGGGACAGGTCCCCATCGACGTCGCCGCCCTCGGAGTGGACGCGCTGTCCGCGACCGGCCGCAAGTGGCTCCGCGGACCACGGGGAACCGGGTTCCTCTACGTGCGCGGCGAACTCGCGGGGTCACTGGACCCCACGGCGCTGGATCTGCACGGCGCCGAGTGGACCGGACCCGACGCGTATCGGCCGGCGCCGGATGCACAGCGATTCGAGTTGTGGGAGTGCGACGTCGCAGCTCGACTCGGCCTCGGCGCGGCGGCCGACTACCTTCTCGGCATCGGAATCGAGTACGCCGCAACCGCTGTCGCCGATCGCGCCGAGCGAATGCGCGGTGGCCTCGGCGATCTCGGCGGCGTGACCGTCCGCGACCTGGGCACCGACCGCTGTGGCATCGTGACCTTCACCGTCGACGGGGTCGATCCGGCGAGTGTTCGAGAACAGCTGGCGCGCAACGCCGTAACGGTGACCGTGAGCGGCCGGTCGTCGACGCTGCTCGACATGAGCGCCCGCGGACTCGACGCCGTCGTGCGCGCGTCCGCGCACTACTTCGTGTCCGACAGCGACATCGACCGATTCCTGGCGGCGGTCGCGCGCCTCGCGTGA